In a genomic window of Oncorhynchus kisutch isolate 150728-3 linkage group LG9, Okis_V2, whole genome shotgun sequence:
- the LOC109876311 gene encoding butyrophilin subfamily 1 member A1, with protein sequence MPPCVIEKNSSRALYTVMWLYILAAWGVSLSTATSEMFTCSVPVDPVSARLGHVATMPCWLTPSMNAEGLEVRWYQPKDFDNPVLHYRERKIQEASQQSQYVGRSSLGLREVTSEGLKGGDVTLKLVNVTLRDQGEYVCYVSSNQGYEIASVFLNVTVMGTPPLLSAVRTDADSVNVSCVSHGWKPRPRLQWSDGRQTLKPEKLDYSSGAHGLVSAHSWVLSSSSSAPWVSCSLVLSEGEEMEGRVDLRNLAAVPETSSGLQTAVIILALLLLLSVVFIGVLYKKRGNKSTHVLKGDIVDIETMRQPEDLVDIENMRQAGVDVTLDLKTAPPYLTVGLTGKIVRDSKDNSCPPGEHAYILGTHGFTSGSHAYWEVRLDKEKVGVKESWWVGLASGLVKRQGDVPATPSNGFWFLSSDKEKGLRLNMAPDILLPANPRPQILGVYLDYDQGVLSFINVKDNKLIVTVRAMFIGELFPLFNPGQGDTAPMTILDASHYKTKPVEVSVSERESKVATPAEEAETDALLASNHSRNHQTSESKDCL encoded by the exons ATGCCACCTTGCGTTATTGAAAAAAACAGCTCGAGGGCCCTGTATACA GTTATGTGGTTGTACATATTGGCAGCTTGGGGTGTGTCTCTCTCCACTGCCACTTCTG AAATGTTCACGTGTTCGGTACCCGTGGATCCGGTCTCTGCACGGTTGGGACATGTTGCCACCATGCCATGCTGGCTCACCCCTTCCATGAACGCAGAGGGCCTGGAGGTGCGTTGGTACCAGCCCAAAGATTTCGACAACCCGGTCTTGCACTACAGAGAGAGGAAGATCCAGGAAGCATCACAGCAGTCCCAATACGTGGGCCGCAGCTCCCTGGGGCTCCGGGAGGTTACATCAGAAGGGCTGAAGGGAGGGGATGTGACGTTGAAGCTGGTTAATGTCACTCTGAGAGACCAAGGGGAGTATGTGTGTTACGTCAGCAGTAACCAGGGGTATGAGATTGCCAGTGTCTTTCTCAATGTGACTG TGATGggcacccctcctctcctctcagcagtCAGAACAGATGCTGACTCTGTGAATGTGAGCTGTGTTTCCCATGGATGGAAGCCAAGGCCCAGGCTACAGTGGTCAGATGGGAGGCAGACTCTGAAACCTGAGAAGCTGGACTACAGCAGTGGTGCCCATGGTCTGGTGTCTGCCCACAGCTgggtcctctcttcctcctccagtgCTCCCTGGGTATCCTGTTCTCTGGTTCTgtctgaaggggaggagatggagggaagagtaGACCTACGGAACCTTGCGGCTGTACCAG AGACTTCATCAGGACTGCAAACAGCTGTCATCATTTTAGCTCTACTTCTGCTCCTGTCCGTTGTCTTCATCGGTGTGCTCTACAAAAAGAGAG GAAACAAATCAACACATGTGCTCAAAGGAG ATATAGTGGATATCGAGACTATGAGACAACCTGAAG ATTTAGTGGATATAGAGAATATGAGACAAGCTGGAG TGGATGTCACATTGGATCTCAAGACAGCTCCTCCTTATCTGACAGTTGGTTTAACTGGTAAAATTGTGAGAGACAGTAAAGATAATTCATGTCCTCCGGGTGAGCATGCTTATATACTTGGAACTCATGGTTTTACCTCGGGCAGCCATGCTTACTGGGAGGTTAGACTGGATAAGGAGAAGGTAGGTGTTAAAGAATCCTGGTGGGTTGGACTGGCAAGTGGGCTTGTTAAAAGACAAGGTGATGTACCAGCCACACCTTCCAATGGTTTCTGGTTCCTGTCCTCAGACAAAGAGAAAGGCTTACGGCTTAATATGGCCCCCGACATCCTACTTCCTGCCAATCCTAGACCTCAGATACTAGGTGTGTATTTGGACTATGACCAAGGAGTACTCTCTTTCATCAACGTAAAAGACAATAAACTGATTGTCACTGTGAGAGCCATGTTCATTGGGGAGCTGTTTCCTCTTTTTAACCCAGGTCAAGGTGACACAGCCCCTATGACGATATTAGATGCTAGCCACTATAAAACAAAACCTGTAGAAGTTTCTGTTTCTGAAAGAGAGAGTAAAGTCGCTACACCTGCTGAAGAGGCTGAGACTGATGCCCTTCTAGCTTCTAACCATAGTCGCAATCATCAGACTTCTGAATCCAAAGACTGTCTTTAA
- the LOC109876313 gene encoding L-rhamnose-binding lectin CSL1, with protein MLLGQSILFAALQASLFLGYGMSEIRSRFLTCGDPSLQCDYGVIMVYGVKFSTIELSSNERPKACSNTEAYNGVSSRCDGNEKCDVATSGSVCDLCNSAYLTNIFLDVTYGCLESKKVTTCEGVVHLECGDGVVFLQKALYGRIDSQTCSQGRPQSQLTNTKCSQEGTLALWSQRCDGKQTCEVNMRVNHISDPCFGTYKYLDVTYICLPAKTSITCEGSTSSLDCGKGVIKVFHANYGRRDGSTCSAGRHELSNQNCLQPKTLDVVKQWCEGKSQCTVGLDPVFGDPCFGTYKYLEVSYTCLGGSPTV; from the exons ATGCTCCTTGGACAATCAATTTTGTTCGCCG CACTGCAGGCCAgcctctttctgg GTTATGGAATGTCAGAGATTCGGAGCAGGTTCCTGACATGTGGTGATCCCAGCCTCCAGTGCG ATTACGGTGTGATCATGGTGTATGGGGTCAAATTCAGCACTATTGAGTTGTCATCAAACGAGAGACCTAAAGCCTGCTCCAATACAGAGGCCTACAACGGTGTGTCTAGCAG GTGTGATGGAAATGAGAAGTGTGATGTGGCGACATCCGGCAGTGTGTGTGACCTCTGTAACTCTGCATACCTGACTAATATCTTCCTGGACGTTACCTATGGCTGCCTGGAGAGCA AGAAGGTGACTACCTGTGAGGGTGTGGTGCATTTGGAATGTG gaGATGGGGTGGTCTTTCTCCAGAAAGCACTGTATGGACGCATAGACAGCCAGACCTGTAGTCAGGGACGACCTCAGAGTCAGCTGACTAACACAAAGTGTTCCCAGGAAGGAACTCTGGCACTCTGGTCACAgag GTGTGACGGGAAGCAGACGTGTGAGGTGAACATGAGAGTGAATCACATCTCGGACCCTTGTTTCGGAACCTACAAATATCTGGACGTCACCTACATCTGCCTTCCTGCTA AGACCAGTATCACCTGCGAGGGCTCAACCAGCTCCCTGGACTGTG gtaagggTGTGATAAAGGTGTTTCATGCTAACTACGGCCGTAGAGACGGCTCTACCTGTTCTGCTGGACGACACGAGCTCAGCAACCAGAACTGTCTGCAACCCAAAACCCTGGACGTTGTCAAACAATG GTGTGAGGGAAAGAGTCAGTGCACTGTGGGGCTTGATCCGGTCTTCGGGGACCCCTGCTTTGGAACCTACAAATACCTGGAGGTTTCCTACACCTGTCTGGGAGGCT CCCCTACAGTGTAA